Proteins from one Diprion similis isolate iyDipSimi1 chromosome 3, iyDipSimi1.1, whole genome shotgun sequence genomic window:
- the LOC124404921 gene encoding SOSS complex subunit B homolog: MEYVQIKDIRPGQKNINVVFIVLEVGHPTITKENREVRTFKVADSTACMNVSIWDEPGQLLVPGDIVKLTKGYASVWRQCLTLYSGKNGDIQKIGEFCMVINEQLNMSEPNPALAQQLVNQGTGSGPPAAGNANNAITNNGNANNVAAAPGRQTPTTQSNATTPATGSTPASSSTTGKAGGNGGGGGGSAGLPGGSARFSGESGSKSSTTGKGGSRGRGGYRNGGRSDRR, translated from the coding sequence atgGAATATGTGCAGATAAAAGATATACGCCCAGggcagaaaaatataaatgtggTATTTATAGTTCTTGAGGTTGGCCACCCTACAATAACCAAAGAAAACCGCGAAGTACGAACGTTCAAAGTTGCCGACAGCACGGCGTGCATGAATGTGTCGATTTGGGACGAACCCGGACAGCTTCTGGTGCCCGGTGATATAGTTAAACTGACGAAAGGCTACGCCTCGGTTTGGAGGCAGTGTCTTACCCTCTATTCGGGTAAAAATGGTGACATACAAAAAATCGGCGAGTTTTGTATGGTCATAAACGAACAGTTGAACATGAGCGAACCGAATCCCGCCTTGGCTCAGCAGCTCGTCAATCAGGGTACAGGTTCCGGGCCTCCGGCGGCGGGAAACGCGAACAATGCCATAACGAACAACGGGAATGCAAACAACGTGGCCGCAGCTCCCGGAAGACAAACGCCGACGACGCAGAGCAACGCGACGACTCCAGCAACCGGGTCCACGCCGGCGAGCAGCTCGACGACAGGGAAAGCCGGTGGaaacggcggcggcggcggcggttcgGCCGGTTTACCCGGAGGATCGGCAAGGTTTTCCGGTGAATCGGGTTCTAAGTCTTCGACCACCGGCAAGGGAGGATCGCGGGGCCGCGGAGGGTACAGAAACGGGGGAAGGAGCGACCGCAGATAA
- the LOC124404919 gene encoding solute carrier family 35 member C2: MLTFRDTVSRLTFNNKNMPKSKIKYEIASQEADVPDYFLQHDTEFKNTPTKHLSFWWGILLTSLLILLYFVLSVGLSFYQQWLLKSWDFHYPLGVVLCHLFVKFLLSALVRCVLECKTGQRRVRLSWQNMLIYVAPPGIASGHDIGFSNWALELLTMSVYTMTKSTTIIFILGFALLFKLERKSWSLVGTVVMISGGLAMFTYKSAKLDSLGLVFALLASFSSGLRWTMAQLVMQKSKLGLGNPIDMMYHMQPWMFVSIIPVALWFEGTTIKNGLANTDWTNTASVLVTVAAVLGGAIIAFCMELAEYMVITRTSSLTLSISGIFKEICTLVLAFEWKGDEMSGLNFVGLLLCLGGIILHSFQKFRMTNKHKIENLELEHNSMLNNRTKSDDGFDTNLPLLSTQKSTSLTNLLNEFFSSDEEENKNEESSSQVLFNILHRREQ; encoded by the exons ATGCTTACCTTTCGCGACACTGTTTCCAGACTAACCTTTAATAACAAGAATATGCCGAAATCTAAAATTAAGTATGAAATTGCTAGCCAAGAAGCCGATGTCCCCGACTACTTTTTACAACACGATACGGAATTCAAAAATACACCGACAAAACACTTGTCCTTCTGGTGGGGAATCCTCCTCACGTCCCTTCTTATACTTTTATACTTTGTTCTCTCGGTAGGACTCAGCTTTTATCAACAATGGTTACTCAAGTCATGG GATTTTCATTACCCACTGGGTGTAGTCCTCTGTCACTTGTTTGTAAAGTTCCTACTTTCTGCGCTGGTGCGATGTGTCCTAGAGTGCAAAACTGGGCAACGGAGGGTCAGGTTATCTTGGCAGAATATGCTAATCTATGTTGCACCGCCAGGCATCGCAAGCGGCCATGATATTGGCTTTTCAAACTGGGCTCTAGAGCTACTCACCATGTCGGT GTACACAATGACTAAGTCAACGACGATCATTTTCATTCTTGGTTTTGCACTCTTATTTAAACTTGAAAGAAag TCGTGGTCCTTGGTGGGAACCGTTGTAATGATATCGGGAGGTCTGGCAATGTTCACATATAAATCGGCAAAGCTCGATAGCCTCGGATTAGTTTTTGCTTTGCTAGCGTCATTCTCAAGCGGACTTCGTTGGACAATGGCGCAACTTGTTATGCAAAAGTCCAAACTTGGCCTTGGAAATCCAATAGATATGATGTATCATATGCAACCTTGGATGTTTGTATCTATAATACCCGTGGCATTATGGTTTGAGG GGACCACAATAAAAAATGGTTTGGCGAACACGGACTGGACCAACACTGCATCTGTGTTAGTAACGGTCGCCGCTGTGCTTGGTGGAGCTATCATAGCATTTTGCATGGAACTCGCTGAGTACATGGTTATTACACGTACCTCTAGTCTGACGCTATCTATATCTGGAATATTTAAG GAAATCTGCACGTTAGTCCTAGCGTTCGAGTGGAAAGGGGATGAAATGAGTGGCCTTAACTTTGTGGGTCTGCTGTTGTGCCTTGGCGGAATAATTCTTcattcttttcaaaaatttcggaTGACCAACaaacataaaattgaaaaccttGAGCTGGAGCATAACTCCATGTTAAATAACCGTACTAAATCTGATGATGGATTTGACACTAATTTACCGCTATTATCAACACAGAAATCAACTTCGCTGACGAATTTACTCAACGAATTTTTCAGTtcggatgaagaagaaaataaaaatgaggaaaGCTCATCGCAAGTCCTCTTTAATATTTTACATCGCAGAGAACAGTGA